The following are from one region of the Segatella oris genome:
- a CDS encoding isoprenylcysteine carboxyl methyltransferase family protein: MQYVIIIFMTFFVLRLFSLYFSIRNEKRLLRCGAIQYGKFNSLLITLAHIAYYFSALYEAYATGIEFEKVSGIGLAIMTFAYLILFYVVYKLRDIWTVKLYIVPNQRIERSFLFRTVRHPNYFLNIIPELIGVGLLCHAWFTLSIGLPIYLCLLAVRIRQEERAMKPLLS, translated from the coding sequence ATGCAATACGTAATTATTATTTTTATGACTTTTTTTGTATTGAGACTGTTTTCTCTTTATTTTTCAATCCGAAATGAGAAACGTTTACTCAGGTGTGGGGCCATACAATATGGCAAGTTCAACTCGCTTTTAATCACTTTGGCACACATCGCATATTATTTTTCTGCCTTATACGAAGCTTATGCCACAGGCATCGAGTTTGAGAAAGTGTCAGGCATAGGGCTTGCAATTATGACGTTTGCCTATCTCATACTTTTCTATGTCGTTTACAAGCTTCGTGATATATGGACTGTCAAGCTCTATATCGTGCCTAATCAGCGCATTGAACGTAGTTTCCTATTCCGCACAGTGCGCCACCCGAACTATTTTCTCAACATTATCCCCGAACTTATAGGTGTGGGATTGCTCTGTCATGCGTGGTTCACGCTATCTATTGGTCTGCCTATTTACCTATGTTTGCTTGCTGTGCGCATACGCCAAGAAGAGCGAGCCATGAAACCGTTATTAAGTTAA
- a CDS encoding glycosyl hydrolase 53 family protein: MKFNVKTVCVMVLTALMTLISCGGNDHEPNGKTTPKPDVKPTETVTKYVGGDISLLPEYEKAGAIFKDKGTAVAPLVLFKNAGWNAMRLRLFVNPDQYKGADRAPNACQNLAYILPLAKQIKAAGFKLLLDFHYSDTWADPAKQWTPAAWAGLDDSQLAAKLKAYTAEVLTKMKQNGTEPDLIQTGNEISYGMLWGQNAATARYCYPSSPQENWNRFTQLLHAATAACREICPKAKIILHTERVSTTQQRDNTNYQALLNFYQQMQLAKVDYDIIGLSYYPYFHGPMSELNAAISRLETSFSGKDIMLVETGYPYKWPVGGSTFDYTAQYPYSLQGQQRFTAALITMLKTHKRVTGLFWWWPEYNAFSTQLSGWYNAPLFDSTTGEATPALYELKKFAE; encoded by the coding sequence ATGAAATTCAATGTGAAGACAGTGTGCGTTATGGTGCTCACCGCACTGATGACTCTTATTTCTTGCGGTGGCAATGACCATGAACCAAATGGGAAAACGACACCGAAACCCGACGTAAAACCTACGGAAACAGTGACGAAATACGTTGGAGGCGACATTTCACTCCTGCCGGAATACGAGAAAGCGGGAGCCATTTTCAAGGACAAGGGGACTGCCGTTGCCCCGCTTGTGCTGTTCAAGAATGCAGGCTGGAACGCCATGCGACTGCGCCTTTTCGTCAATCCTGACCAATACAAAGGGGCAGATCGCGCCCCGAATGCATGCCAGAACTTAGCTTATATCCTGCCTTTGGCCAAACAGATCAAGGCTGCAGGCTTCAAACTTCTGCTTGATTTCCATTACTCCGACACGTGGGCTGACCCCGCAAAGCAATGGACTCCGGCTGCCTGGGCAGGGCTTGACGACAGTCAATTGGCTGCAAAACTCAAAGCTTATACAGCGGAAGTGCTGACGAAGATGAAGCAAAACGGCACGGAACCCGACCTTATCCAGACCGGCAATGAAATCAGTTATGGCATGCTCTGGGGGCAGAATGCAGCCACAGCACGCTATTGTTATCCTTCATCTCCACAGGAAAACTGGAACCGTTTCACGCAATTGCTGCATGCTGCAACCGCTGCATGCAGGGAGATCTGCCCCAAAGCAAAGATTATTCTGCACACCGAACGTGTGTCAACTACCCAGCAACGCGACAACACCAACTATCAGGCACTGCTCAATTTCTATCAGCAGATGCAGTTGGCAAAGGTTGATTACGACATCATCGGCCTCAGCTACTATCCTTATTTCCATGGCCCGATGAGCGAACTCAACGCGGCCATTTCGCGTTTAGAGACCTCGTTCAGCGGTAAAGACATCATGCTTGTGGAGACAGGCTACCCCTACAAATGGCCCGTAGGCGGTTCAACTTTCGACTATACTGCCCAATATCCCTACTCGCTTCAAGGCCAACAGCGCTTCACTGCAGCCCTTATCACGATGCTGAAAACCCACAAACGCGTGACAGGATTATTCTGGTGGTGGCCCGAATACAATGCTTTCAGCACCCAACTCAGCGGTTGGTACAACGCACCTCTGTTCGACAGCACCACCGGAGAGGCCACACCGGCATTGTATGAACTGAAGAAATTCGCTGAATAA